A genomic stretch from Flavobacterium humidisoli includes:
- a CDS encoding thymidine kinase has product MFLENTVNHKEQFGWIEVICGSMFSGKTEELIRRLKRAQFAKQRVEIFKPAIDTRYHDEMVVSHDANEIRSTPVPAAANILILAQGCDVIGIDEAQFFDDEIITVCNDLANQGIRVIVAGLDMDFKGNPFGPMPGLMATAEYVTKVHAVCTRTGNLANYSFRKTANDKLVMLGETEEYEPLSRAAYFNAMKKNQEK; this is encoded by the coding sequence ATGTTTCTCGAAAATACAGTAAATCACAAAGAACAATTTGGTTGGATTGAAGTTATTTGTGGATCAATGTTTTCGGGTAAAACCGAAGAGCTGATCCGAAGATTAAAGCGCGCCCAATTTGCCAAACAAAGAGTCGAAATTTTTAAACCCGCTATTGATACCCGTTATCATGACGAAATGGTCGTGTCTCACGATGCCAACGAAATTCGTTCTACGCCAGTTCCTGCAGCGGCTAATATTTTAATTTTGGCACAAGGCTGTGATGTGATTGGTATTGACGAAGCTCAGTTCTTTGATGACGAAATTATTACCGTATGTAACGATTTGGCTAATCAGGGAATCCGAGTAATTGTGGCTGGATTGGATATGGATTTTAAAGGAAATCCGTTTGGACCAATGCCAGGACTTATGGCAACTGCCGAATATGTAACGAAAGTTCATGCGGTTTGCACCAGAACTGGTAACTTAGCAAATTATAGTTTTAGAAAAACCGCTAATGATAAATTGGTAATGCTTGGCGAAACCGAAGAATACGAGCCACTTAGCCGTGCAGCGTATTTTAACGCCATGAAAAAAAATCAGGAAAAATAG